The following coding sequences lie in one Massilia sp. KIM genomic window:
- a CDS encoding PhaM family polyhydroxyalkanoate granule multifunctional regulatory protein codes for MLKPPMPNLAGMTDTLEFVKNLWGSMNIPGVTVPGMTGNSLSTDELDKKIADLKAVESWLNLNIGMLRGTIQALEVQRGTLATLKSMGESMAQAMSQAGSTGEAAMAPFTQFFAQAAQAAHASPSASATAPAGAAPAAAQPAQPAQPPKPEDAATAAGPGAAAMPAAVAWWNVLQEQFRQAVASTMPPDGAAGKNGGSPLDVSGGAPQPGPAADAPDAPAGNGANGRGARGARGKADKA; via the coding sequence ATGCTCAAGCCCCCCATGCCGAACTTGGCCGGAATGACCGACACCCTGGAATTCGTGAAGAACCTGTGGGGCAGCATGAACATCCCCGGGGTCACGGTGCCGGGAATGACGGGCAATTCCCTCTCCACGGACGAGCTGGACAAGAAGATCGCCGACCTCAAGGCGGTCGAATCCTGGCTCAACCTGAACATCGGCATGCTGCGCGGCACGATCCAGGCCCTGGAGGTCCAGCGCGGCACCCTCGCCACCCTCAAGTCCATGGGCGAGAGCATGGCCCAGGCCATGAGCCAGGCCGGCAGCACCGGCGAAGCCGCGATGGCGCCCTTCACCCAGTTCTTCGCCCAGGCGGCGCAGGCCGCCCATGCCTCCCCTTCCGCCTCCGCGACGGCGCCGGCGGGCGCGGCCCCGGCGGCGGCCCAGCCGGCCCAGCCGGCCCAGCCGCCCAAGCCCGAGGATGCGGCGACCGCGGCAGGGCCGGGCGCGGCCGCCATGCCTGCCGCGGTCGCTTGGTGGAACGTGCTCCAGGAGCAATTCCGCCAGGCCGTGGCGAGCACCATGCCGCCGGACGGCGCGGCGGGCAAGAACGGCGGCTCGCCCCTCGACGTCTCCGGCGGCGCGCCCCAGCCAGGGCCCGCGGCCGATGCGCCGGACGCGCCGGCGGGCAATGGCGCGAATGGCCGCGGCGCCCGCGGCGCACGCGGCAAGGCCGACAAGGCTTGA
- a CDS encoding translocation/assembly module TamB domain-containing protein, which produces MDTKDTSPHQAPEGAPAARQRKWPRRVAIGVAVTGVLIGGTLWYLGRETTLQMIAQRVANASGGKLTLSGVSGSLYGTMRIERLVWRTEEQLVVAQKIDLQWSPAQILSSGVLVDRLHAASLRMETLKETEERTPMPATLAPPFPVAVNDARLAQATFVSKGAETRIDNIRLKIKGDKTSWVLRDASAATPWGLAAANASIGSQRPFKLDGAASLTQTAAQAGARAAQLRLKMGGDLETTLVDASGQAGRAQGDGHFELSPFAEIPLRSLRLNGRNVDPGFFNPSLPTADLTFNVAGRLDAKRNISGSVNIVNDGPAGTIDQQRLPLRSMRGQLGGNLSALQVSDVLIDFGAAGQFSGAGGVQRGKDEEGLGTARFTLHTERFDLKHIYSSMKPTAIRGDIALTNEAARQTLEARLADRSLRLAALAVLENNVVNLREARLAAGSSSIAASGNMNLTGDKAFKATLSASRFDPADFGDYPEANINATVNAAGALVPGWRVDADFAVRASRFMNQPLSGQGKMHADAKRISGIDADLALGRNTVALNGAFGGQGDRLNWRIDGRQLSALRSDLYGAVTASGVATGTMAAPRTSFELLAQGMGWAPSQRQNNAGSLRVAGDAWLAGPEGAKAVELKASGSAKGFNPAAFGSPLAGSINAVFDASGRAAKDWRGALDLRIQDSTLSKSPFWGHAKLAADPRHISNADIDLHVGPNVVAAKGGFGTARDRLDWRIDAPQLAALGPDYGGALRGNGVLSGSADTPSLTAALEGRNLKLLGVHTVRALRASANLGSGRGARDPFVTDVLVEDYASGDTRVASLRLQSEGTRGAHSIRLAARGDAFDASTEVRGGLAGDTWSGSLASLQNRGRYALNLAAPVPMSIRGAPGSGVLGLAAPERIAFDNALIRLPAGSVSIDTLSKNGARWVSRGHADNVPLSYLAQFSPALAENARGDLTLGAQWAIDLRAPAAAGGAPVLDGSVRVFRERGDAIVGGDTPVPLGLRQFEARAEVVGSNLRVNLDLDGQRTGRARVEANAQLLQGRLDRDSPLRMSASADMPSIAWLAPLAGQPGLELDGALRLALGAGGTIGTPSLNGTVSGERLAVNWAEQGLRLQNGELRAQLAGDRLELQRLSFQGRQGNASAQGFVRFSGGLAAADLRLTADKLEALSRPDRTVVVSGEASLVRDANRFELEGRFKTDRALIELAPQGRPTMSDDVIVLGRGAKTTPSNEEKEMPLTVDLRLDLGEEFRLRGMGIDATLAGSARVRKIGARPPRVNGTIRAVSGNYAAYGQRLAIERAILTFSGPYDNPALDILAVRKRPEGEQLSETNVEAGVQVRGTAQAPQARLVSTPNVPDSEKLSWLVLGHGADGTSSNEKDVLAAAASALLGGKGGSGGFQSKLANSLGVDELGLKQANGQATGLESTVVTVGKRISSRAYLSFEQGASTASSLVRLRYKLNPRVTLQFQTGTNTALDVLYSWAFD; this is translated from the coding sequence ATGGATACCAAGGACACTTCCCCGCACCAGGCGCCCGAGGGCGCGCCGGCCGCGCGCCAGCGCAAGTGGCCGCGCCGGGTCGCGATCGGCGTCGCCGTCACCGGGGTGCTGATCGGCGGCACCCTGTGGTACCTGGGACGCGAGACCACGCTCCAGATGATCGCCCAGCGGGTGGCCAATGCCAGCGGGGGCAAGCTGACCCTCAGCGGCGTCTCCGGCTCGCTGTACGGCACCATGCGCATCGAGCGCCTGGTGTGGCGCACCGAGGAGCAGCTGGTGGTCGCGCAGAAAATCGACCTGCAATGGTCGCCGGCCCAGATCCTCTCCAGCGGGGTGCTGGTCGACCGCCTGCACGCGGCCAGCCTGCGCATGGAAACGCTCAAGGAGACCGAGGAGCGCACCCCGATGCCGGCCACCCTGGCCCCGCCCTTCCCGGTGGCGGTCAATGACGCGCGCCTGGCCCAGGCCACCTTCGTGAGCAAGGGCGCAGAAACGCGCATTGACAACATCCGCCTGAAAATCAAGGGCGACAAGACCAGCTGGGTGCTGCGCGACGCCAGCGCCGCCACGCCCTGGGGCCTGGCGGCGGCCAACGCCAGCATCGGCTCCCAGCGTCCGTTCAAGCTGGACGGCGCGGCCAGCCTCACGCAAACGGCGGCCCAGGCCGGCGCGCGCGCGGCCCAGCTGCGCCTGAAGATGGGCGGCGACCTCGAGACCACGCTGGTCGACGCCAGCGGCCAGGCCGGGCGCGCCCAGGGCGACGGCCACTTCGAGCTCTCGCCCTTCGCCGAGATCCCCTTGCGCTCGCTGCGCCTGAACGGGCGCAACGTCGACCCGGGCTTCTTCAACCCCTCGCTGCCGACCGCCGACCTGACCTTCAACGTGGCCGGCCGCCTGGACGCGAAGCGCAACATCAGCGGCAGCGTCAACATCGTCAACGACGGCCCGGCCGGCACCATCGACCAGCAGCGCCTGCCCCTGCGCAGCATGCGCGGCCAGCTGGGCGGCAACCTGAGCGCCCTGCAGGTCTCGGACGTGCTGATCGACTTCGGCGCGGCCGGCCAGTTCAGCGGCGCCGGCGGGGTCCAGCGCGGGAAGGACGAGGAAGGCCTGGGCACCGCCCGCTTCACCCTGCACACCGAGCGCTTCGACCTCAAGCACATCTATTCCAGCATGAAGCCGACCGCGATCCGCGGCGACATCGCGCTCACCAACGAGGCCGCGCGCCAGACCCTGGAAGCGCGCCTGGCCGACCGCAGCCTGCGCCTGGCCGCGCTGGCGGTGCTGGAGAACAACGTGGTCAACCTGCGCGAAGCGCGCCTGGCGGCCGGGTCCAGCAGCATCGCCGCCAGCGGCAACATGAACCTCACTGGCGACAAGGCCTTCAAGGCCACGCTCAGCGCCAGCCGCTTCGATCCGGCCGACTTCGGCGACTATCCGGAAGCGAACATCAACGCCACGGTCAACGCCGCCGGCGCGCTGGTCCCGGGCTGGCGCGTGGACGCCGACTTCGCCGTGCGCGCCAGCCGCTTCATGAACCAGCCGCTGTCCGGCCAGGGCAAGATGCACGCCGACGCCAAACGCATCAGCGGCATCGACGCCGACCTGGCCCTGGGCCGCAACACGGTGGCCCTGAACGGCGCCTTCGGCGGCCAGGGCGACCGCCTGAACTGGCGCATCGACGGCCGCCAGCTCTCCGCCCTGCGCAGCGACCTGTATGGCGCGGTGACGGCCAGCGGCGTCGCCACCGGCACCATGGCCGCGCCGCGCACCAGCTTCGAGCTGCTGGCCCAGGGCATGGGATGGGCCCCCAGCCAGCGCCAGAACAATGCCGGCAGCCTGCGCGTGGCGGGCGACGCCTGGCTGGCCGGTCCGGAAGGCGCGAAAGCGGTCGAGCTCAAGGCCAGCGGCAGCGCCAAGGGCTTCAATCCGGCGGCCTTCGGTTCGCCGCTGGCCGGCAGCATCAATGCCGTCTTCGACGCCAGCGGCCGCGCGGCCAAGGACTGGCGCGGCGCGCTCGACCTGCGGATCCAGGATTCGACCCTGTCGAAGTCGCCGTTCTGGGGCCATGCGAAGCTCGCGGCCGACCCGCGCCATATCTCGAACGCCGACATCGACCTGCATGTCGGTCCCAACGTGGTCGCCGCCAAAGGCGGCTTCGGCACGGCGCGCGACCGCCTCGACTGGCGCATCGACGCGCCCCAGCTGGCGGCCCTCGGCCCCGACTACGGCGGCGCGCTGCGCGGCAACGGCGTCTTGTCCGGCAGCGCCGACACCCCTTCGCTCACGGCGGCGTTGGAAGGCCGCAACCTGAAGCTGCTGGGCGTGCACACGGTGCGCGCCCTGCGCGCCAGCGCCAATCTCGGTTCCGGCCGCGGCGCGCGCGATCCCTTCGTCACCGACGTGCTGGTGGAGGACTACGCCAGCGGCGACACCCGCGTGGCCAGCCTGCGCCTGCAGAGCGAAGGCACGCGCGGCGCGCACAGCATCCGCCTGGCGGCGCGTGGCGACGCCTTCGACGCCAGCACGGAAGTGCGCGGCGGCCTGGCCGGCGACACCTGGAGCGGCAGCCTGGCCTCGCTGCAGAACCGCGGCCGCTACGCCCTGAACCTGGCCGCGCCGGTGCCGATGAGCATCCGCGGCGCGCCCGGCTCCGGGGTGCTGGGCCTGGCCGCGCCGGAACGCATCGCCTTCGACAACGCGCTGATCCGCCTGCCGGCCGGCAGCGTGAGCATCGACACCCTGAGCAAGAACGGCGCGCGCTGGGTCAGCCGCGGGCACGCCGACAACGTGCCGCTCAGCTACCTGGCCCAGTTCTCGCCGGCGCTGGCGGAGAACGCGCGCGGCGACCTCACCCTGGGCGCGCAGTGGGCGATCGACCTGCGCGCGCCCGCCGCCGCCGGCGGCGCGCCCGTGCTGGACGGCAGCGTGCGCGTGTTCCGCGAGCGCGGCGACGCCATCGTCGGCGGCGACACCCCGGTGCCGCTCGGCCTGCGCCAGTTCGAGGCGCGCGCCGAGGTGGTCGGCAGCAACCTGCGCGTCAACCTCGACCTCGACGGCCAGCGCACCGGCCGCGCCAGGGTGGAAGCCAACGCCCAGCTGCTGCAGGGTCGCCTGGACCGCGACAGCCCGCTGCGCATGAGCGCCAGCGCCGACATGCCCTCGATCGCCTGGCTGGCGCCGCTGGCCGGCCAGCCGGGCCTGGAGCTGGACGGCGCCCTGCGCCTGGCCCTGGGCGCCGGCGGCACCATCGGCACGCCTAGCCTGAACGGCACCGTGAGCGGCGAGCGCCTGGCGGTGAACTGGGCCGAACAGGGCCTGCGCCTGCAGAATGGCGAACTGCGCGCCCAGCTCGCGGGCGACCGCCTGGAGCTGCAGCGCCTGTCCTTCCAGGGCCGCCAGGGCAACGCCTCTGCCCAGGGCTTCGTGCGCTTCTCCGGCGGGCTGGCGGCGGCCGACCTGCGCCTGACGGCCGACAAGCTGGAAGCCCTGTCGCGTCCCGACCGCACGGTGGTGGTGAGCGGCGAGGCCTCCCTGGTGCGCGACGCCAACCGCTTCGAGCTGGAAGGCCGCTTCAAGACCGACCGCGCCCTGATCGAGCTGGCTCCCCAGGGCCGCCCGACCATGTCGGACGACGTGATCGTGCTGGGACGCGGCGCCAAGACCACGCCCTCCAACGAAGAGAAGGAAATGCCGCTGACGGTCGACCTGCGCCTCGACCTGGGCGAGGAATTCCGCCTGCGCGGCATGGGCATCGACGCCACCCTGGCCGGCAGCGCCCGGGTGCGCAAGATCGGCGCGCGTCCGCCGCGCGTGAACGGCACCATCCGCGCCGTGAGCGGCAACTACGCGGCCTATGGCCAGCGCCTGGCGATCGAGCGCGCCATCCTGACCTTCAGCGGCCCCTACGACAACCCGGCGCTCGACATCCTGGCGGTGCGCAAGCGTCCCGAGGGCGAACAATTATCGGAAACCAATGTGGAAGCCGGGGTGCAGGTGCGCGGCACGGCCCAGGCGCCGCAGGCGCGGCTGGTGTCCACGCCCAATGTGCCGGATAGCGAGAAGCTGTCCTGGCTGGTGCTGGGCCACGGCGCGGACGGCACCAGCAGCAACGAGAAGGACGTGCTGGCCGCGGCGGCCAGCGCCCTGCTCGGCGGCAAGGGCGGCAGCGGCGGCTTCCAGTCCAAGCTGGCGAATTCGCTGGGGGTCGACGAGCTGGGCCTGAAGCAGGCCAACGGCCAGGCGACCGGGCTGGAGAGTACGGTGGTGACGGTAGGCAAGCGTATTTCCTCGCGCGCCTACCTGAGCTTCGAACAGGGCGCGTCCACGGCCTCGAGCCTGGTGCGCCTGCGCTACAAACTCAACCCGCGCGTCACGCTGCAGTTCCAGACCGGCACCAACACGGCCCTGGACGTGCTGTATTCCTGGGCCTTCGACTAG
- a CDS encoding ATP-binding protein, with amino-acid sequence MFHIKSLELVHWDYWQRIKNIPLDAKIITIAGQNGSGKTTLLDALRTLFGLDCSMGRTYKHYARHSGQQSAWIRAVVDNKAVGRQLSNRPFRHSGFFSDDEVTLFCQVQKNGGDWKRQYLMRPGNVEIEEVTEATDWLGVENYRKRLASAGLSPAMSKVLALEQGETDKLCEYAPRQLLDLVFQVFGDKEVLDAYDEAKRHQRDTETELKRFEAELETSRINLEGLRLRVANYHQWSDLHKEKRDLQEEVLPALEYHEAREKAANMSRTLREARKPLAQADSMLTEKRNQLAAQQRALTEAQKLETQLEQEATELAGRLNQINARLKPLESVLEQRDRLQKLAADAGADIAEVAKQLEDKEAELARQRAAREIVSNKIAAEMATISALQGKSAMPEPEAQRLMRRVLRDEGIAHNMLSDIVEVTDPKWQGAVEGVLGGYASVVLLEKAKDAPAAYRLAEKERYRHFIVPDCIEAPVVKDDSLLSVVRFSGKAPGWLIDQLARIERVDSVDEGFKTRAEEWITPDAYHRERRGGRSLFVEPSRYRFGSAGKTQRLEAIQKSLPALEAQEDALTLSISKLAAEVGGLKARLAGVDAAKELAARQAEFEEAARSVAPLKTERLEVGARLGELQTLSKNATVARTRADTVWQNARMALSEAEAGMRLNHRRQLEQRSEHAKALLELRRSWRHVPANWKNANWRGDLVAKHQNAHQVNLRLQSLEHALARDDWELDATVIDQYQRLHDQLENRQSETEERRYQNNRAIEATANARGAYIERLRYTIKTYTKNIKELGELAGIDVQADPVRLENDDVQLAQAGLHVRFKFDGKDQIGMNDGEASGGQQVMKSLVLLIGLLKSEEGSGGFVFIDEPFAHLDIRNIQLVGEFLKNTDAQYLMTTPLTHNTDVYDPSELTLITSKKKKDMQWAQPIFVLQRRKEAAKAA; translated from the coding sequence ATGTTCCATATCAAATCACTCGAACTGGTCCACTGGGATTACTGGCAGCGGATCAAGAACATCCCGCTGGACGCCAAGATCATCACCATCGCCGGCCAGAACGGCTCGGGCAAGACCACCCTGCTGGACGCGCTGCGCACCCTGTTCGGCCTGGACTGCTCGATGGGCCGCACCTACAAGCATTACGCGCGCCACTCGGGCCAGCAGAGCGCCTGGATCCGCGCCGTGGTCGACAACAAGGCGGTCGGCCGCCAGCTCTCGAACCGTCCGTTCCGCCATTCGGGCTTCTTCTCGGACGACGAGGTGACCCTGTTCTGCCAGGTGCAGAAGAACGGCGGCGACTGGAAGCGCCAGTACCTGATGCGCCCGGGTAACGTCGAGATCGAGGAAGTCACCGAAGCCACCGACTGGCTGGGCGTGGAGAACTACCGCAAGCGCCTGGCCTCAGCCGGTCTGTCGCCGGCGATGTCCAAGGTGCTGGCCCTGGAGCAGGGCGAGACCGACAAGCTGTGCGAATACGCGCCGCGCCAGTTGCTCGACCTGGTGTTCCAGGTCTTCGGCGACAAGGAAGTGCTGGACGCCTACGACGAGGCCAAGCGCCACCAGCGCGACACCGAGACGGAGCTCAAGCGCTTCGAGGCCGAGCTGGAAACCTCGCGCATCAACCTCGAGGGCCTGCGCCTGCGCGTGGCCAACTACCACCAGTGGTCGGACCTGCACAAGGAAAAGCGCGACCTGCAGGAAGAAGTGCTGCCGGCCCTCGAATACCACGAGGCGCGCGAGAAGGCGGCCAACATGAGCCGCACCCTGCGCGAAGCCAGGAAGCCGCTGGCCCAGGCCGACAGCATGCTGACCGAGAAGCGCAACCAGCTCGCGGCCCAGCAGCGCGCCCTGACCGAGGCCCAGAAGCTCGAGACCCAGCTGGAACAGGAAGCCACCGAACTGGCCGGCCGCCTGAACCAGATCAACGCCCGCCTCAAGCCCCTGGAAAGCGTGCTGGAACAGCGCGACCGCCTGCAGAAGCTGGCGGCCGACGCCGGCGCCGACATCGCCGAAGTGGCCAAGCAGCTCGAAGACAAGGAAGCCGAGCTGGCGCGCCAGCGCGCGGCCCGCGAGATCGTCTCGAACAAGATCGCGGCCGAGATGGCGACCATCTCGGCCCTGCAGGGCAAGAGCGCGATGCCGGAGCCGGAAGCACAGCGCCTGATGCGCCGCGTGCTGCGCGACGAGGGCATCGCCCACAACATGCTGTCGGACATCGTCGAAGTGACGGATCCGAAATGGCAGGGCGCGGTCGAGGGCGTGCTGGGCGGCTACGCCTCGGTGGTGCTGCTCGAAAAAGCCAAGGACGCGCCGGCCGCCTACCGCCTGGCGGAGAAGGAACGCTATCGCCACTTCATCGTGCCGGACTGCATCGAAGCGCCGGTGGTGAAGGACGACAGCCTGCTGTCGGTGGTGCGTTTCTCCGGCAAGGCGCCGGGCTGGCTGATCGACCAGCTGGCGCGCATCGAGCGCGTCGATTCGGTGGATGAGGGCTTCAAGACCCGCGCCGAGGAATGGATCACGCCCGACGCCTACCACCGCGAACGCCGCGGCGGCCGCTCGCTGTTCGTCGAGCCTTCGCGCTACCGCTTCGGTTCGGCCGGCAAGACCCAGCGCCTGGAAGCGATCCAGAAGTCGCTGCCGGCCCTGGAAGCCCAGGAAGACGCGCTGACCCTGTCGATCTCCAAGCTGGCCGCCGAAGTGGGCGGCTTGAAGGCCCGCCTGGCCGGCGTCGACGCGGCCAAGGAACTGGCGGCGCGCCAGGCCGAGTTCGAGGAGGCCGCGCGCTCGGTGGCCCCGCTCAAGACCGAGCGCCTGGAAGTCGGCGCGCGCCTGGGCGAACTGCAGACCCTGAGCAAGAACGCCACGGTGGCGCGCACCCGCGCCGACACCGTGTGGCAGAACGCGCGCATGGCGCTGTCGGAAGCGGAAGCGGGCATGCGCCTGAACCACCGCCGCCAGCTCGAGCAGCGCAGCGAGCACGCCAAGGCCTTGCTGGAGCTGCGCCGCAGCTGGCGCCACGTGCCGGCCAACTGGAAGAACGCCAACTGGCGCGGCGACCTCGTGGCCAAGCACCAGAACGCCCACCAGGTCAACCTGCGCCTGCAGTCGCTCGAGCATGCGCTGGCGCGCGACGACTGGGAACTGGACGCCACCGTGATCGACCAGTACCAGCGCCTGCACGACCAGCTCGAGAACCGCCAGAGCGAGACCGAGGAGCGGCGCTACCAGAACAACCGCGCGATCGAGGCCACCGCCAACGCGCGCGGCGCCTACATCGAGCGCCTGCGTTACACGATCAAGACCTATACCAAGAACATCAAGGAGCTGGGCGAACTGGCGGGCATCGACGTCCAGGCCGACCCGGTGCGCCTGGAGAACGACGACGTCCAGCTGGCCCAGGCCGGCCTGCACGTGCGCTTCAAGTTCGACGGCAAGGACCAGATCGGCATGAACGACGGCGAAGCCTCGGGCGGCCAGCAGGTGATGAAGTCGCTTGTGCTCCTGATCGGCCTGCTGAAGTCGGAGGAAGGCTCGGGCGGCTTCGTGTTCATCGACGAACCCTTCGCCCACCTGGACATCCGCAACATCCAGCTGGTCGGCGAGTTCCTCAAGAACACCGACGCCCAGTACCTGATGACCACGCCGCTGACCCACAACACCGACGTCTACGACCCTTCCGAACTGACGCTCATCACGAGCAAGAAGAAGAAGGACATGCAGTGGGCGCAGCCGATCTTCGTGCTGCAGCGCAGGAAAGAGGCGGCGAAGGCGGCTTGA
- a CDS encoding DUF3108 domain-containing protein, which produces MSSASFFHQPRRALVLGTLVVLLHWLVFRLLDANLGLPRGFAAAEGPRTMLAELLPQPSPSVPAPPAPAPLPEPRLDPPPVPEIAPLPLEPGTAAPGSGDAPPDSAPPPPAPALPELTQAAPMPPAAPAPAPEPAPPAAPAPSPPPAPELRTYVVDMPPPADITLDVARIDADGTRWSGEALLSWRLDEHSYRIKVEAGIRVVFTRVNLVVLTSEGAVAATGFAPIRMTEKRRGRSLTATHFDWQGNKISFSASQAVYPLAPGAQDKASIPLQLTAIARGDAKQLSGDIDILVGEDRDASVFRFNVVGQEEIDTRLGRLQTWRLTRPPKPGSYKSRLDVWLAPAHGWMPVQIRNTEASGAVTTQTVNNIVLNRPGS; this is translated from the coding sequence ATGAGTTCCGCATCGTTCTTCCACCAACCGCGCCGTGCGCTGGTGCTCGGCACGCTGGTCGTGCTGCTGCACTGGCTGGTGTTCCGGCTGCTCGATGCGAACCTGGGCCTGCCGCGCGGCTTCGCCGCCGCCGAGGGCCCGCGCACCATGCTGGCCGAGCTGCTGCCCCAGCCCTCGCCCTCTGTCCCGGCGCCGCCCGCGCCGGCGCCGCTGCCGGAACCCCGGCTCGATCCGCCGCCGGTGCCCGAGATCGCGCCGCTGCCGCTGGAGCCGGGCACGGCCGCCCCTGGCAGCGGGGACGCGCCGCCGGACTCGGCGCCGCCGCCGCCAGCGCCGGCCCTGCCCGAGCTCACCCAGGCCGCCCCGATGCCTCCCGCCGCGCCGGCCCCGGCGCCCGAGCCCGCTCCGCCTGCTGCGCCCGCTCCGTCCCCGCCGCCCGCGCCCGAGTTGCGCACTTACGTGGTGGACATGCCGCCTCCCGCCGACATCACGCTGGACGTCGCCCGCATCGATGCCGACGGCACCCGCTGGTCGGGCGAGGCGCTGCTGTCCTGGCGCCTGGACGAGCACAGCTACCGCATCAAGGTCGAGGCCGGCATCCGCGTGGTGTTCACGCGCGTGAACCTGGTCGTGCTGACCAGCGAAGGGGCGGTGGCCGCGACCGGCTTCGCACCCATCCGGATGACGGAAAAGCGGCGCGGCCGCTCGCTGACGGCCACCCATTTCGACTGGCAGGGGAACAAGATCAGTTTTTCGGCGTCCCAAGCCGTGTACCCGCTGGCGCCGGGCGCCCAGGACAAGGCCAGCATTCCCCTGCAACTGACGGCGATCGCGCGCGGCGACGCCAAGCAGCTGAGCGGGGACATCGACATCCTGGTGGGCGAGGACCGCGACGCCAGCGTGTTCCGCTTTAACGTGGTGGGACAGGAAGAGATCGACACCCGGCTCGGCCGCCTGCAGACCTGGCGCCTGACGCGCCCGCCTAAGCCGGGTTCCTACAAGTCGCGCCTGGACGTCTGGCTGGCCCCGGCCCATGGCTGGATGCCGGTGCAGATACGCAATACCGAAGCGAGCGGAGCGGTCACGACGCAAACCGTTAATAATATCGTCTTGAACCGACCAGGATCCTGA
- a CDS encoding DUF3108 domain-containing protein: MHLKNIRLASAGLLLALGAGMAQAQDAHPAPKRPFELPPSADLNYDLSARQRGFSLKGEAIIAWRAGEGRYSVRAESRVAVLGTITDDRSQGAIDAYGLAPAEFWEKRLRKSPTTTTFERASKTLSFSESEQTYPLKGGEQDRVSVTWQLAAVARAAGDRFKPGSEWPFFVAGRRDAETWTFRVVKREKVKTGLGELDAVLLERLPLPDDKDQTLQVWLAPEREWYPVKLRFTDGDKETIEQTVKTITRQ; the protein is encoded by the coding sequence ATGCATCTAAAGAACATTCGACTCGCCAGCGCAGGATTGCTGCTGGCGCTGGGCGCCGGCATGGCCCAGGCGCAAGACGCGCACCCGGCCCCCAAGCGCCCCTTCGAGTTGCCGCCCTCGGCCGACCTGAACTACGACCTGAGCGCGCGCCAGCGCGGCTTTTCGCTCAAGGGCGAGGCCATCATCGCCTGGCGCGCCGGCGAGGGGCGCTACAGCGTGCGCGCCGAATCGCGGGTGGCGGTGCTGGGCACCATCACCGACGACCGCAGCCAGGGCGCGATCGACGCCTATGGACTGGCCCCGGCCGAGTTCTGGGAAAAGCGCCTGCGCAAGAGTCCCACCACCACGACCTTCGAGCGCGCCAGCAAGACCCTGAGTTTCTCCGAAAGCGAGCAAACCTATCCGCTCAAGGGCGGCGAGCAGGACCGCGTCTCGGTCACCTGGCAACTGGCCGCCGTGGCGCGCGCCGCCGGCGACAGGTTCAAGCCGGGCTCGGAATGGCCCTTCTTCGTGGCCGGCCGGCGCGACGCCGAGACCTGGACCTTCCGGGTCGTCAAGCGCGAGAAGGTCAAGACCGGCCTGGGCGAGCTCGACGCCGTCCTATTGGAACGCCTGCCGCTGCCGGACGACAAGGACCAGACCCTGCAGGTCTGGCTGGCCCCGGAACGCGAGTGGTATCCGGTCAAGCTGCGCTTCACCGATGGCGACAAGGAGACCATCGAACAGACGGTGAAGACCATCACCCGGCAGTAA